Proteins encoded within one genomic window of Pseudalkalibacillus sp. SCS-8:
- the tenI gene encoding thiazole tautomerase TenI — protein sequence MQPQIHVISTGTQTIEHFTKVIGRIHQEVDFIHIREKDRPARELVEMVKQLAEHEVPLEKIIINDRVDVAAVSEASGVQLAHHSLQVSEVKKAFPDLLIGKSVHSIDEARAAQQQGADYLLYGHIFETASKPGLEPRGLDGLKELTRSIDLPVVAIGGIAPENTKEVIRAGASGVAVMSGILKAKDPQVAAEKYRKRIKEVHNAYTV from the coding sequence TTGCAGCCACAGATCCATGTCATTTCAACTGGAACACAGACGATTGAGCATTTTACAAAAGTGATCGGGAGGATCCATCAAGAGGTCGATTTCATTCATATACGTGAAAAAGACCGCCCTGCTCGCGAATTGGTAGAAATGGTCAAGCAATTAGCTGAACATGAGGTCCCACTTGAGAAGATCATCATCAATGACAGGGTGGATGTTGCAGCAGTCTCAGAAGCTAGCGGTGTCCAGCTGGCCCATCATAGTTTACAAGTTTCAGAAGTTAAGAAAGCGTTTCCGGACCTGCTTATCGGTAAATCCGTTCACTCCATTGATGAAGCGCGAGCTGCTCAACAGCAGGGAGCGGACTACCTCCTTTACGGGCATATCTTCGAGACAGCCTCCAAGCCAGGACTCGAGCCGAGGGGGTTGGATGGTTTAAAGGAGCTGACCCGAAGTATTGATCTTCCCGTTGTCGCAATTGGCGGAATCGCTCCTGAGAACACGAAGGAAGTGATCCGTGCAGGTGCGAGCGGGGTCGCTGTCATGTCAGGCATTTTAAAAGCGAAAGATCCACAGGTCGCGGCAGAAAAATACAGGAAACGGATCAAGGAGGTACACAATGCATACACAGTATGA
- the thiO gene encoding glycine oxidase ThiO, with translation MHTQYDAIIVGAGVIGCSIAYNLSKRGRKVIVLERGKIAGKASSAAAGMLGAQTELEEDSPLFQFAKASRAMFPQLEKDLKGLSGIDIEFQQNGIYKVAMTEEEVSRIQRLIPAQQELGEMSEWIPAAELHVKEPALSKDTLGAMFIRNDGQVSSPALTMAFATAATTLGAEIHEYTDVHHLIEENERITGVKTNQGSFHADHVIVAGGAWSEQLLQEAGVELPTYPVKGECFSLKTKRRLVNGTIFSNEVYIVPKPGNQLIIGATEKPGTFDESVTVEGISSLMEKMQQVVPAIKEAAWERAWAGIRPQSADSLPYMGTHPDKEGLYIATGHYRNGILLAPKTGELIADLIDGKQVQDDWFSAFQTKRTSLHV, from the coding sequence ATGCATACACAGTATGATGCAATCATCGTCGGTGCAGGTGTTATCGGATGTTCCATCGCGTACAACCTCTCGAAAAGAGGGCGGAAGGTCATCGTCCTGGAGAGAGGGAAAATCGCTGGAAAGGCATCGAGTGCAGCGGCTGGCATGCTTGGGGCTCAAACGGAGCTCGAAGAAGACAGTCCGTTATTTCAGTTCGCAAAAGCAAGTCGTGCCATGTTTCCTCAGCTTGAAAAAGACTTGAAAGGGCTGAGCGGAATCGACATTGAATTTCAGCAAAACGGCATCTATAAAGTGGCCATGACCGAAGAGGAAGTGTCCCGGATTCAAAGATTGATCCCGGCGCAACAAGAGCTCGGTGAAATGTCAGAATGGATTCCGGCTGCTGAACTTCATGTGAAGGAACCGGCTTTATCCAAGGACACGCTCGGTGCGATGTTCATCCGGAATGACGGTCAAGTATCCTCTCCAGCTTTAACGATGGCATTTGCAACCGCTGCAACTACTTTAGGCGCAGAAATCCATGAATATACAGATGTCCATCATCTCATAGAGGAGAATGAGCGGATAACCGGTGTGAAAACGAATCAAGGCAGCTTCCATGCCGACCATGTCATTGTCGCAGGCGGAGCATGGAGTGAGCAGCTGCTGCAGGAAGCGGGTGTGGAACTTCCTACATACCCGGTGAAAGGTGAGTGCTTTTCTCTTAAAACGAAACGACGTCTCGTAAATGGAACCATTTTTTCAAATGAGGTTTATATCGTACCGAAACCCGGTAACCAGCTGATCATCGGTGCGACTGAGAAGCCGGGAACGTTCGATGAAAGTGTAACAGTCGAAGGGATCTCCAGCTTGATGGAAAAAATGCAACAGGTCGTACCGGCGATTAAAGAGGCTGCTTGGGAACGGGCATGGGCTGGAATCCGCCCACAATCGGCAGACAGCCTGCCCTACATGGGCACTCATCCGGATAAAGAAGGGTTATATATCGCCACAGGGCATTACCGGAACGGAATCCTGCTTGCACCGAAAACAGGTGAACTTATCGCGGATCTAATCGATGGGAAGCAGGTCCAGGACGATTGGTTTTCTGCTTTTCAGACGAAGCGTACCTCTCTTCATGTATGA
- the thiS gene encoding sulfur carrier protein ThiS: protein MKLIINGERVTVPETVNSITDLIAHFQLDKRVVMVEHNEEILEKDTHGDRKVEDGDKIEIVQFVGGG from the coding sequence ATGAAGCTGATTATAAATGGTGAACGTGTGACCGTGCCTGAAACGGTCAATTCGATTACAGATCTTATTGCGCATTTCCAATTGGACAAGCGGGTAGTCATGGTGGAGCATAATGAAGAAATCTTGGAGAAGGACACTCATGGTGATCGGAAAGTTGAGGACGGCGACAAAATTGAAATTGTACAATTTGTAGGAGGCGGTTGA
- a CDS encoding thiazole synthase codes for MLKIGKYEFQSRLLLGTGKYPNFDIQKQAVEVSDTEILTFTVRRMNIFEPSQPNFLEKLDLERYSLLPNTAGAKTAEEAVRHAKLAKASGLCDMVKVEVIGCDKTLLPDPVETLKATEELLKEGFTVLPYTSDDVVLARKLEELGAHAIMPGASPIGSGQGIINPLNLSFIIEQSSVPVIVDAGIGSPADAARAMELGADGVLLNTAVSAAEDPVKMAEAMKLAIEAGRLGYEAGRIPKKRYATASSPMEGMSIG; via the coding sequence ATGTTGAAAATCGGAAAATATGAATTCCAGTCAAGACTGTTGTTAGGAACAGGAAAATACCCGAACTTTGATATACAAAAGCAAGCTGTCGAAGTGTCAGATACTGAAATTCTGACGTTCACAGTACGCCGCATGAATATTTTCGAGCCGAGCCAGCCGAATTTTTTAGAAAAACTGGACCTTGAACGGTATTCCTTGCTGCCGAACACAGCAGGGGCAAAAACGGCTGAGGAAGCGGTGCGTCATGCGAAGCTCGCTAAAGCATCGGGATTATGTGACATGGTCAAGGTCGAGGTGATCGGCTGTGACAAGACGTTGCTGCCTGACCCGGTTGAAACGTTGAAGGCGACAGAGGAGCTTTTGAAAGAAGGATTCACGGTCTTGCCGTATACATCAGATGACGTCGTGCTTGCAAGAAAGCTTGAGGAGCTCGGTGCGCACGCAATCATGCCTGGTGCATCACCGATCGGTTCCGGCCAAGGAATCATCAACCCGTTGAACCTGAGCTTTATCATCGAGCAATCCAGTGTACCGGTCATTGTGGATGCAGGAATCGGATCACCGGCTGATGCCGCACGCGCCATGGAGCTTGGCGCAGATGGCGTTCTTCTGAACACGGCCGTTTCTGCAGCTGAAGATCCAGTGAAAATGGCAGAGGCGATGAAACTAGCGATTGAAGCTGGACGACTCGGCTATGAAGCGGGACGGATTCCGAAAAAACGGTATGCGACAGCAAGCAGTCCGATGGAAGGAATGAGCATAGGGTGA
- a CDS encoding thiazole biosynthesis adenylyltransferase ThiF produces MSDRYSRQTLFAPIGEEGQQKISQKHVLIIGAGALGTGNAEALVRAGIGTLTIVDRDYVEWSNLQRQQLYTEKDADERIPKAVAAQNRLRDVNSDVEVRAHILDATPQELEQLVDGVDLILDATDNFDTRMMINDVSQKHGIPWIYGACVSSYGISLTVIPDETPCLNCLLETVPIGGLTCDTAGIISPTVQMVVAYQTAEALKILVEDWSALRTKLVSFDLWRNQHTSINVMKAKKEDCLSCGKEPTYPYLSYENQTKTAVLCGRDSVQIRPPKRQEWNLEEIAKRLSTQGGKVEQNPYLLSFRIGEHRMVLFKDGRALIHGTKDIAEAKTLYHRYLG; encoded by the coding sequence GTGAGTGACCGTTATTCCCGCCAAACTCTCTTTGCACCGATCGGAGAGGAAGGACAACAGAAGATCAGTCAGAAGCATGTCCTCATCATCGGCGCTGGTGCGCTCGGGACAGGTAATGCAGAAGCGCTTGTACGTGCGGGTATCGGTACGCTTACAATCGTGGACCGTGATTATGTGGAGTGGAGTAACCTCCAACGCCAACAGCTTTACACCGAAAAGGATGCGGATGAACGGATTCCGAAAGCGGTGGCGGCGCAAAACCGATTGCGAGATGTGAATTCAGATGTCGAGGTTCGTGCTCACATTTTGGATGCAACACCACAAGAGCTTGAGCAGCTTGTTGATGGGGTCGATCTCATTCTTGATGCGACGGATAATTTTGATACCCGGATGATGATCAATGATGTTTCACAAAAGCATGGCATTCCATGGATCTACGGGGCATGTGTAAGCAGCTATGGCATCAGCCTGACGGTCATTCCAGACGAAACACCATGTCTCAATTGTCTGCTCGAGACGGTGCCAATCGGAGGCCTGACATGCGACACGGCTGGGATTATCAGTCCGACGGTGCAAATGGTTGTCGCATACCAGACAGCAGAAGCGTTGAAGATTTTAGTGGAGGACTGGTCAGCACTGCGGACAAAGCTTGTTTCCTTTGATTTGTGGCGCAATCAGCATACGTCTATTAATGTGATGAAGGCGAAAAAAGAGGATTGCCTGTCGTGTGGAAAGGAGCCGACGTACCCTTATCTGTCTTATGAAAACCAGACAAAGACAGCGGTGTTGTGCGGTCGGGATTCCGTTCAAATCAGGCCTCCGAAACGCCAGGAATGGAATCTGGAAGAGATTGCAAAGCGTTTATCAACTCAGGGCGGTAAAGTCGAGCAAAATCCTTACCTTTTGTCGTTCAGGATTGGCGAGCATCGAATGGTCCTGTTCAAGGATGGACGCGCCCTCATACACGGAACGAAGGACATTGCAGAAGCAAAAACGTTGTATCATCGCTATTTAGGCTAA
- the thiD gene encoding bifunctional hydroxymethylpyrimidine kinase/phosphomethylpyrimidine kinase: MTYKALTIAGSDSGGGAGIQADLKTFQELEVYGMSVITAVTAQNTLGVQGVYPMTVEAVREQLKSIATDLEPDAVKTGMLFSPEIIESVAEAIEIYGWRKIVVDPVMIAKGGASLLQEEAVEALKLKLLPHAFVVTPNIPEAEALTGITIESVEDRMRVAEMLHGMGARNVVIKGGHSDDPKCANDLLYDGDQFYEYKGVRKQTENTHGTGCTFAAAITAELAKGRTVQEAVRVAKKFITAAIDDNLRIGSGHGPTNHWAFRHAGVSIQ; the protein is encoded by the coding sequence ATGACGTACAAAGCATTGACGATTGCAGGATCGGATAGCGGAGGCGGCGCTGGGATCCAGGCAGATCTGAAGACGTTTCAGGAGCTTGAAGTATATGGGATGTCTGTCATTACAGCTGTTACTGCCCAAAACACACTTGGTGTACAAGGCGTGTACCCGATGACCGTTGAAGCGGTAAGGGAGCAACTGAAGTCGATTGCGACCGATCTTGAACCGGATGCAGTGAAGACCGGCATGCTGTTCAGCCCAGAAATCATTGAAAGTGTTGCGGAAGCGATTGAAATATACGGATGGCGGAAAATTGTCGTCGATCCGGTCATGATTGCAAAAGGTGGGGCTTCTCTTTTACAAGAGGAAGCGGTTGAAGCATTGAAATTGAAATTGCTGCCACACGCATTCGTAGTGACCCCGAATATTCCGGAGGCAGAAGCTCTGACCGGTATTACGATCGAATCTGTCGAGGACAGGATGAGAGTAGCAGAAATGCTTCATGGGATGGGAGCACGGAATGTTGTCATCAAGGGCGGCCATTCCGACGACCCAAAGTGTGCCAATGACCTTTTATATGATGGGGATCAGTTTTACGAGTACAAAGGGGTCCGGAAGCAGACCGAAAATACCCATGGAACAGGTTGTACGTTTGCAGCAGCAATAACAGCCGAACTGGCTAAAGGAAGAACGGTTCAGGAAGCGGTGCGTGTCGCCAAAAAATTTATCACAGCTGCTATTGATGATAATCTCAGAATCGGCTCTGGACATGGACCGACGAATCATTGGGCGTTCCGTCATGCTGGAGTTTCAATCCAATGA
- the thiE gene encoding thiamine phosphate synthase, with amino-acid sequence MKNVKKAMKLYLVMGSLNCERDPREVLKEAIEGGVTLFQFREKGSGCLSGAAKRELALDLKAICHASGIPFIVNDDVALALELDADGVHIGQEDGSIEEIRHRVGDKILGVSTHDVVEAEAAVRAGADYIGVGPMFMTKTKTDIQEVRGPIVIEEICRGGLEVPLVGIGGINTSNVEQVMEAGADGVAVISAISQADNPRERAQQFFNIVKRSKQMYPSHKINHS; translated from the coding sequence ATGAAGAACGTGAAGAAGGCGATGAAGCTTTACCTAGTCATGGGGAGTCTGAATTGTGAGCGTGATCCGCGAGAAGTATTGAAGGAAGCGATTGAAGGAGGAGTAACCCTTTTTCAATTCCGGGAAAAAGGGTCAGGGTGTTTGAGTGGGGCTGCAAAACGTGAGCTTGCCCTGGATCTCAAAGCAATTTGCCATGCATCAGGCATCCCCTTCATCGTGAACGATGATGTCGCACTCGCACTTGAGCTAGACGCAGATGGGGTTCATATCGGCCAAGAGGACGGTTCAATTGAGGAGATCAGACATCGGGTCGGAGATAAAATCCTTGGCGTCTCAACTCATGATGTAGTGGAAGCGGAAGCTGCTGTCAGGGCTGGAGCTGATTATATCGGCGTCGGTCCGATGTTCATGACGAAAACGAAAACCGACATCCAGGAAGTAAGGGGTCCTATCGTTATTGAAGAGATTTGTAGAGGTGGTCTTGAGGTCCCCCTTGTCGGTATCGGCGGGATCAATACATCCAATGTAGAACAAGTTATGGAAGCCGGAGCTGATGGAGTAGCGGTCATTTCAGCGATCAGTCAGGCTGACAACCCACGTGAGCGCGCACAACAATTTTTTAACATCGTAAAACGTTCTAAACAGATGTATCCCAGTCATAAAATAAACCATTCATGA
- a CDS encoding YuzF family protein, whose translation MPQLFSLIDPYVYQTLCTVVGKMLTVETTRGSLRGKLTDVQPDHIVLQVNGTMFFVRIQQIVWVFPN comes from the coding sequence ATGCCACAATTGTTCAGCCTCATTGATCCATACGTGTATCAAACGTTGTGTACAGTCGTGGGGAAAATGTTGACGGTGGAGACGACTCGGGGTTCGTTGAGAGGTAAGCTGACCGATGTCCAGCCGGATCATATCGTCCTTCAAGTCAATGGCACGATGTTTTTCGTACGGATCCAACAAATCGTCTGGGTATTCCCAAACTAG
- a CDS encoding manganese catalase family protein, which yields MFKRINQQLIELPIPEHGDANAAAAVQALLGGRFGEMSTLNNYMFQSFNFREKKKLKPFYDLVASITAEEFGHVELVSTSINLLTKGSSFPAPPDLTPLQNGKDARNADQFIATAQTALGADAMGNPWRGDYVFNSGNLVVDLIHNFFLEVGARTHKMRVYEMTDHPTAREMIGYLLVRGGTHILAYAKAIYIATGTDLTKMLPVPNLSNTKFDYARKFEERGLANVLYTWSDGEYQGIRQIWKGTNPENGQPLRVVEGAPQGAKIPDLDGLPEEFAPGITKDHYEQIMKRLLRDL from the coding sequence ATGTTTAAACGGATCAATCAACAATTAATCGAGCTCCCTATACCTGAACACGGCGATGCGAATGCTGCAGCTGCTGTCCAGGCGTTACTCGGGGGGCGTTTTGGCGAGATGTCGACGCTGAACAATTATATGTTCCAATCCTTCAATTTCCGCGAAAAGAAGAAGCTGAAGCCTTTTTATGATTTGGTGGCAAGTATCACCGCCGAAGAATTCGGCCACGTTGAGCTTGTATCAACCTCGATCAATCTGTTGACGAAAGGAAGCTCGTTCCCGGCACCACCCGATCTTACACCACTCCAGAATGGAAAGGACGCCCGAAACGCCGATCAATTCATCGCAACGGCCCAAACAGCGCTCGGTGCAGATGCGATGGGCAACCCATGGCGGGGTGATTATGTATTCAATAGTGGTAATCTCGTCGTCGACCTTATCCATAACTTCTTCCTGGAAGTTGGAGCGAGGACGCACAAAATGCGGGTGTATGAAATGACAGACCACCCGACAGCAAGGGAAATGATCGGATATTTACTCGTCAGAGGCGGGACGCATATCCTCGCCTATGCGAAAGCGATCTATATTGCGACGGGGACCGACCTGACCAAGATGCTCCCTGTTCCGAATCTATCGAACACGAAATTCGATTATGCCCGAAAATTTGAAGAGAGAGGACTCGCAAACGTGCTTTATACGTGGAGTGATGGCGAGTATCAAGGCATCAGGCAAATATGGAAAGGGACGAATCCGGAAAACGGGCAGCCATTACGTGTGGTGGAAGGTGCTCCTCAAGGGGCGAAAATCCCGGATTTGGATGGTCTCCCTGAAGAATTCGCTCCTGGCATTACGAAAGACCATTATGAACAGATCATGAAACGGCTTTTGCGTGACTTATAA
- the rarD gene encoding EamA family transporter RarD: MTEAQRKEHLAGVAAGAGAYILWGILPLYWKLIQHVPSEEILAHRMIWSFVFMLGVLMVMKRINKFIRELKELFTNKKKLLGLIFASIFITINWYTYIWAVNNNHVVEASLGYYINPLVSVLLGIIVLKERLSFWQIISFLLATIGVLNLTLHFGSIPWVAISLALSFGLYGLLKKMTALGALTGLTIETMFITPIALIYVSFLVNDGSNSFVMADPNTALLLFGAGVATAVPLLLFATGANRISLTMIGFLQYIAPTIMLVIGVFLYNEPFSQVHMISFIFIWIALSIFTLANTKLLARFEPRLSKKAKAYEHANKKPDSHAG, encoded by the coding sequence ATGACTGAAGCACAACGAAAAGAACATCTTGCCGGTGTCGCAGCTGGCGCTGGCGCTTACATCCTATGGGGAATCCTGCCGCTTTATTGGAAGCTGATTCAGCACGTGCCATCCGAAGAAATCCTTGCCCACCGTATGATTTGGTCGTTCGTTTTCATGTTAGGCGTCTTGATGGTGATGAAGCGGATCAATAAGTTTATCCGTGAATTGAAGGAATTGTTCACCAACAAGAAAAAGCTGCTCGGTTTGATTTTCGCATCAATCTTCATCACAATAAACTGGTACACGTACATCTGGGCGGTCAACAACAACCATGTCGTTGAAGCGAGTCTCGGGTATTACATCAATCCGCTTGTCAGCGTGTTGCTCGGTATTATCGTTTTGAAGGAACGACTCTCATTTTGGCAAATCATCTCGTTTCTTCTCGCCACAATCGGTGTGTTGAATCTGACCCTCCACTTCGGGTCGATTCCGTGGGTTGCGATCTCATTGGCGCTAAGCTTCGGGCTTTACGGTTTGCTGAAGAAAATGACAGCACTAGGGGCATTGACCGGTTTGACGATTGAGACGATGTTCATTACACCGATCGCATTGATTTACGTGAGTTTTCTCGTCAACGATGGATCGAATTCATTCGTCATGGCTGATCCGAATACAGCATTGCTCTTGTTCGGAGCAGGAGTCGCTACTGCTGTACCATTGTTACTGTTCGCAACTGGTGCCAACCGCATTTCGTTAACGATGATCGGGTTCCTGCAATACATTGCACCGACCATCATGCTCGTGATCGGTGTTTTCCTTTACAACGAACCGTTTTCTCAGGTCCATATGATTTCGTTCATCTTCATCTGGATTGCTTTGAGCATTTTCACATTAGCCAACACGAAGCTTCTAGCACGCTTCGAACCAAGGCTTTCGAAAAAAGCGAAAGCGTATGAACATGCAAACAAAAAGCCGGACTCCCATGCGGGATGA
- a CDS encoding TIGR02206 family membrane protein, giving the protein MGTFFYPELYRNFTLFSTSHFIMISVLTILIVTLFLFGSRIRKNTKYQHHIRWTLFTVLVLSELSYQLWSLMNGVWDLRIHLPFHLCSISSLAILYFLLKPNESRFQLVYFIAFLPPVLAIVTPDLLYGYPHYRFFQFFIHHMTLVVTVFYAILILRLRPKFASIFKAVFFINILALPLHYLNRSIGSNYLFLEGPPASDTLLSWFGTGYWYIINLEIVMFVAFLITYLPFMSGKIKAKKEVEM; this is encoded by the coding sequence ATGGGTACATTTTTTTATCCGGAGCTTTATAGAAACTTCACGCTGTTTTCCACGAGCCATTTCATCATGATCAGCGTCCTCACGATTCTCATTGTGACCCTTTTTCTTTTTGGGAGTAGGATCCGGAAAAACACGAAGTACCAGCACCACATTCGATGGACGCTCTTTACAGTTTTAGTGTTGTCGGAATTAAGCTATCAGCTGTGGAGTCTGATGAATGGCGTGTGGGATTTACGCATCCATCTTCCATTCCACCTCTGCTCGATCAGTTCGCTTGCGATCCTCTACTTTTTATTGAAGCCGAACGAATCCCGTTTTCAGCTCGTCTATTTCATCGCCTTTTTACCACCGGTACTTGCGATAGTGACGCCAGACTTGTTGTATGGCTATCCTCATTATCGTTTTTTCCAGTTTTTCATCCATCACATGACACTTGTGGTGACCGTCTTTTATGCCATTCTGATTTTACGTTTACGTCCGAAATTCGCTTCCATTTTCAAAGCTGTTTTTTTCATCAATATCCTGGCGCTGCCGCTGCATTATCTCAATCGTTCGATCGGTTCCAATTATTTGTTCCTTGAAGGGCCTCCTGCAAGTGACACGTTGTTGAGCTGGTTCGGAACCGGGTACTGGTATATCATCAACCTTGAAATTGTCATGTTTGTCGCGTTCTTGATTACCTATTTACCTTTTATGAGCGGAAAAATAAAGGCAAAAAAAGAAGTCGAAATGTAA
- a CDS encoding 5-formyltetrahydrofolate cyclo-ligase → MKNKQEIRERVWETMTEEKVGRFPFPLKGRIPNFKGAEKAAAFVTEMDTYKNAKVIKVNPDSPQLPIRKQILIDGKTLLVPTPRLKDGFIMVKPEWVPDGEEKKAASLSHIHSYGKVIPLSEMPTIDLIVVGSVAIHRDGRRLGKGEGYADREYAIIRELGNPAVPVITSIHSVQLVDDDLPRDAYDLTVDYIATEKELIQTKNDYEKPTGILWDQVTDEEREEMPVLEEIYRLTHS, encoded by the coding sequence GTGAAGAACAAACAAGAAATTCGAGAACGTGTATGGGAGACGATGACGGAAGAGAAGGTAGGGCGTTTCCCTTTTCCATTGAAGGGAAGGATTCCGAACTTTAAAGGGGCCGAGAAAGCTGCAGCGTTCGTGACAGAAATGGACACGTACAAGAACGCGAAGGTCATCAAGGTCAATCCCGACTCGCCGCAGCTTCCAATACGAAAACAAATCTTGATTGATGGAAAAACGTTGCTTGTCCCGACACCACGATTGAAGGACGGCTTCATCATGGTCAAGCCGGAATGGGTGCCTGATGGAGAGGAGAAGAAAGCTGCTAGCCTAAGCCACATCCATTCCTACGGAAAAGTTATCCCACTTTCTGAAATGCCGACGATTGACTTGATCGTCGTCGGGTCAGTCGCAATTCATCGTGACGGTCGGAGGCTCGGAAAAGGAGAGGGGTATGCGGACCGGGAGTATGCGATTATCCGTGAGCTTGGAAATCCAGCTGTCCCCGTGATTACTTCCATTCATTCAGTCCAGCTGGTTGACGATGATTTGCCACGAGACGCCTATGATTTAACGGTAGATTACATCGCAACAGAAAAGGAACTGATCCAGACAAAAAATGATTATGAGAAGCCGACAGGCATACTCTGGGACCAAGTGACCGATGAAGAACGAGAAGAGATGCCAGTATTGGAAGAAATCTATCGTCTCACACATTCTTAA
- a CDS encoding pyridoxamine 5'-phosphate oxidase family protein, translated as MPIKELIFVKDLKEKVLNVLDDSKYGTLATVKNNKPHSRYMTFHHEGLTMYTPTDKDTHKTEEIDANPNVHILLGYDGDGLGDAYVEVEGTAAIKDDPELKKKIWNKHMEKWFKGPDDPDYIVLEIQPTLFRLMNSGSESPQVLEV; from the coding sequence ATGCCGATTAAGGAGTTGATCTTCGTGAAAGATTTGAAGGAAAAAGTACTGAACGTTTTAGATGATAGTAAATATGGAACACTTGCGACCGTGAAAAATAACAAGCCTCATTCACGCTACATGACATTTCACCATGAAGGTTTGACGATGTATACCCCGACGGATAAGGATACGCATAAGACGGAAGAAATCGATGCAAACCCGAACGTCCATATCTTATTAGGCTATGATGGAGACGGACTTGGGGATGCATACGTGGAAGTCGAAGGAACGGCTGCCATCAAGGATGACCCTGAGTTGAAAAAGAAAATCTGGAACAAGCATATGGAGAAATGGTTCAAAGGGCCAGATGATCCTGATTACATCGTATTAGAGATTCAGCCAACTCTGTTCAGGCTCATGAACAGTGGCTCGGAATCACCACAAGTGTTAGAAGTATAA
- a CDS encoding DUF1992 domain-containing protein — MDFSAGIAEERIRAALEKGTFDNLPGKGKPLPKDEMAGVPDELRLSYKILKNGGFVPPEVQLKKEMVTLEELISCCKDEKERSELNKRLNEKIIRFNQLMEKRKISHSSAYRSYQHKIFNKLY, encoded by the coding sequence ATGGATTTTTCAGCCGGTATTGCGGAGGAACGGATTCGAGCAGCACTGGAGAAAGGGACGTTTGATAACCTTCCTGGGAAAGGAAAGCCGTTACCAAAGGACGAAATGGCTGGTGTGCCTGATGAGCTTCGTCTGAGCTATAAAATCCTCAAAAACGGAGGCTTTGTGCCACCCGAAGTTCAGCTGAAAAAGGAAATGGTCACGCTTGAAGAACTGATCAGCTGCTGTAAGGATGAAAAAGAACGTTCAGAGCTAAACAAACGTTTGAATGAAAAAATCATCCGGTTCAATCAGTTGATGGAAAAGCGGAAAATAAGTCATTCCTCAGCCTATCGTTCTTATCAACACAAAATTTTTAACAAATTGTATTAA